The Phormidium sp. PBR-2020 DNA segment CGGCACCAGCAGTAAAACTGGCAATCAAAAAATCATCCATACTCAAAACAAACGCCAGGAGACAGCCCGAGACAATTCCTGGCATCAACTGGGGCAACAAGACCTTAAAAAACGCCTGAACGGGGGTTGCCCCCAAATCCAAAGCCGCCTCCTCCAAATTGCGATCTAAATCCGCCAAGCGAGTCGAGACGACAATGGCAATATAGGCCAAACAAAAGACAATATGAGCCGCCACAATCGTCCAGAGACTCAGAGACAGCCCCACCGCCGCCAAAAAGACCAAGGTTGCCACTGCAATGGCAATATCAGGGATAATCAGGGGTAAATAGGAAATTCCCAGATAGAGTTGACGGCCCGGAAAGCGATAGCGAGCCAGTCCCACGGCCATCAAGGTTCCCAACACCGCCGAAATAACCACTGCCGACATCGCCACCGTCAGGCTATTGCGTAGCGCCGCGAAAATGCGCGAGTCTGAGAGGAGATACTCATACCACTCCCACGTAAACCCCTCCCAAGCCGCACTATAGGCAGACTCATTAAAGCTATAGACCACCAACACCAAAATCGGCAGATACATAAACACAAACATCAGTCCTACAAACACCGATTGCAGGGAAAAACGCGGTTTAAACGAAGACTGTGCCATATCCAAAGGGAGATCAGGGGAATCGGGGAGATCGAGATCCGGTTGCGGGGTAGGAGCCGTTTCAGTCATAGGGGTTCAATCTGCATTAGCGTTGGGTGGCTGAGGAGTCACCATATTTGAGCAAGAGGGCAATGGCCAGGCTCACCGCAAAAATTAACACCATACTTAACGCGGAACCAAAACCCCAGTTAGGGGTTTGGCCTAAGAACTGGTTATAAATCAGCCGAGCCACCGTCATACTAGATGCACCTCCAAGAAGTTCTGGATCAATAAAATCTCCTAAACTGGTGATAAACACCAATAGAGACCCGGCGGCAATCCCGGGCAGCGATTGCGGAACGGTGATTTTAAAAAAGGTCTGAATCGGGGTCGCGCCCAAATCTGCCGAGGCTTCTAAGAGTTGGCGATCGAGTTTTTCCAGAGACGAATAGAGAATCAAGACCATATAAGGCAAGAAACTATAACTCATCCCCACCAACACCGCCGGGGGGCGATTGAGAATATCCAAGCCGGGCAATCCCACCAAGCCTAAGACCGAATTGAGGACCCCCGTGGGTCGTAAAATGGCAATCCAGGCATAGGTGCGTAGCAGGGAGGAGGTCCAGAGGGGTAACACAAAGCCCAGCAGCAACAAATTACGCCAGCGTTGGGGGGCCAACAGAGCAATCCAATAGGCCACCGGAAAGCCCAAGAGTAAA contains these protein-coding regions:
- a CDS encoding ABC transporter permease, whose protein sequence is MTETAPTPQPDLDLPDSPDLPLDMAQSSFKPRFSLQSVFVGLMFVFMYLPILVLVVYSFNESAYSAAWEGFTWEWYEYLLSDSRIFAALRNSLTVAMSAVVISAVLGTLMAVGLARYRFPGRQLYLGISYLPLIIPDIAIAVATLVFLAAVGLSLSLWTIVAAHIVFCLAYIAIVVSTRLADLDRNLEEAALDLGATPVQAFFKVLLPQLMPGIVSGCLLAFVLSMDDFLIASFTAGAGATTLPMEIFSRIRTGVKPDVNALSAILISFSAVLAIIAEWVRYRGESRRQ
- a CDS encoding ABC transporter permease translates to MSVSPPPSAPSPSRKSELPWGSRWLGVTGLLAPAGLWLLLLLVLPTLVIFQLSLVPNIRPGDVVIPSGIDNYLRALEPGNLRVVLRSLKLALGTTGLCLLLGFPVAYWIALLAPQRWRNLLLLGFVLPLWTSSLLRTYAWIAILRPTGVLNSVLGLVGLPGLDILNRPPAVLVGMSYSFLPYMVLILYSSLEKLDRQLLEASADLGATPIQTFFKITVPQSLPGIAAGSLLVFITSLGDFIDPELLGGASSMTVARLIYNQFLGQTPNWGFGSALSMVLIFAVSLAIALLLKYGDSSATQR